One segment of Streptomyces sp. TG1A-8 DNA contains the following:
- a CDS encoding subtilase-type protease inhibitor, with translation MRNTARWAMTLGLTAAAVCGPLTGASVAAPDAAPSLYAPSALVLATGHGDTAATVVPERAVTLSCAPTASGTHPAPARACAELRDVGGDLDALTGRTDVRCTRLYDPVVVTVEGVWRGERVSYERTFGNSCAKDALDSSVFAF, from the coding sequence ATGCGGAACACCGCGCGCTGGGCAATGACCCTCGGCCTCACGGCCGCCGCCGTCTGCGGACCCCTGACCGGGGCCTCCGTCGCCGCGCCGGACGCCGCGCCGTCGCTCTACGCCCCCTCGGCGCTGGTCCTCGCCACGGGCCACGGCGACACCGCCGCCACGGTCGTCCCGGAGCGCGCCGTCACCCTCTCCTGCGCTCCCACCGCCTCCGGCACCCACCCGGCCCCGGCCCGGGCCTGCGCCGAGCTGCGCGACGTGGGCGGCGACCTCGACGCCCTGACGGGCCGCACCGACGTACGGTGCACCAGGCTCTACGACCCCGTCGTCGTCACCGTCGAGGGCGTCTGGCGGGGCGAGCGCGTCTCGTACGAGCGGACCTTCGGCAACAGCTGCGCGAAGGACGCGCTGGACAGCAGCGTCTTCGCGTTCTAG
- a CDS encoding lactate 2-monooxygenase encodes MAGHWGDFQYEIYLNGMTGAVPRLPTDLTRLEELAEHRLGPGPVGYVAGGAGDGSTARANRAALARRRIVPRMLRDVAERDVSVEVLGRTLPAPLALAPVGVLSIVHPDAEPAAARAAAAQGVPYVLSSASSTPMEQVAETMGDAERWFQLYWGKDREVTRSFLIRARASGFSVLVVTLDTPLLSWRPRDLDQAYLPFLHGVGTANYFTDPAFRAGLAKPVHEDPNAAVLHFLGLFGDAGHTWPDLGFLRENWDGPIVVKGVLHPDDARLAAEAGMDGVVVSNHGGRQVAGSVAAADALPRVADAAGDRLTVLFDSGVRTGDDVFKALALGARAVLLGRPYVYGLALDGQAGVEHVVRSVLGEFDLTLALSGHRTPATVTAADLVESPV; translated from the coding sequence ATGGCCGGACACTGGGGCGACTTCCAGTACGAGATCTACCTGAACGGGATGACGGGCGCCGTGCCCCGGCTCCCCACCGACCTGACGCGCCTGGAGGAGCTGGCCGAGCACCGGCTCGGACCGGGCCCGGTGGGCTACGTGGCGGGCGGCGCGGGCGACGGCAGCACCGCCCGGGCCAACCGGGCGGCGCTGGCCCGGCGCCGGATCGTGCCGCGCATGCTGCGGGACGTGGCCGAGCGCGACGTGTCGGTGGAGGTGCTGGGCCGCACGCTGCCGGCACCGCTCGCCCTCGCTCCCGTGGGCGTGCTGTCGATCGTGCATCCGGACGCCGAGCCGGCCGCGGCCCGGGCCGCGGCGGCACAGGGCGTGCCGTACGTCCTGTCCTCGGCGTCCAGCACGCCGATGGAACAGGTCGCCGAGACCATGGGGGACGCCGAGCGGTGGTTCCAGCTGTACTGGGGCAAGGACCGCGAGGTGACGCGGAGCTTCCTGATACGGGCCCGGGCCTCGGGCTTCTCCGTACTGGTCGTCACCCTGGACACCCCGCTGCTGTCCTGGCGGCCGCGCGACCTGGACCAGGCGTACCTGCCCTTCCTGCACGGGGTGGGCACCGCCAACTACTTCACCGACCCGGCCTTCCGGGCGGGCCTCGCCAAGCCCGTGCACGAGGACCCGAACGCGGCGGTGCTGCACTTCCTCGGCCTGTTCGGGGACGCCGGCCACACCTGGCCCGACCTGGGCTTCCTGCGGGAGAACTGGGACGGGCCGATCGTCGTCAAGGGCGTGCTGCACCCGGACGACGCCCGGCTCGCCGCGGAGGCGGGCATGGACGGGGTGGTGGTCTCCAACCACGGCGGCCGGCAGGTGGCGGGTTCCGTCGCCGCGGCCGACGCGCTGCCCCGGGTCGCGGACGCGGCCGGCGACCGGCTCACGGTGCTGTTCGACAGCGGGGTGCGCACCGGCGACGACGTGTTCAAGGCGCTCGCCCTCGGCGCGCGGGCGGTGCTGCTGGGCCGGCCGTACGTCTACGGCCTCGCCCTGGACGGGCAGGCCGGGGTCGAGCACGTCGTCCGCAGCGTCCTCGGGGAGTTCGACCTCACGCTCGCCCTGTCCGGGCACCGCACCCCGGCCACCGTCACGGCGGCCGACCTCGTCGAGTCGCCCGTGTGA
- a CDS encoding MFS transporter, whose translation MPHKTLADGSPAGTLQTAPAEAPPRRWWVLAVIATAQLMVVLDATIVNIALPSAQADLGFSDGNRQWIVTAYALAFASLLLLGGRIADLFGRKPAFLAGVVGFAAASALGGAANGFTMLVTARALQGAFGALLAPAALSLLNTTFTDARERARAFSVYGAIAGAGGAVGLLLGGVLTDAFDWRWTLYVNVAIAVLAFTGGWVLLGSHRDAAGAKLDVPGTVLVAAGLFSVVYGFSNAETHDWDSPLTWGFLIAGGLLLTAFAWWQTRAAHPLLPLRILLDRDRAASFLAVLISGAGMFGVFLFLTYYLQLNLGFSPTRTGAAFLPMVGALMVTAQLGTTVLLPRIGPKAVIPLGFAIAAVGMAWLTGIDVGSHYVSAVLPQLVVTGVGLGLVMPPAMQLATGGVAAEDAGVASATVNAMQQVGGSIGTALLNTLAASAATDYLAGRDATSRLVRARATIESYTTAFWWSAGFFAAGAVIAFLLHRRGAPTQDAGAAPVVHM comes from the coding sequence ATGCCCCACAAGACCCTGGCCGACGGCTCCCCCGCGGGAACCCTGCAGACGGCCCCCGCCGAAGCCCCGCCCAGGCGGTGGTGGGTCCTCGCGGTCATCGCCACGGCCCAGCTGATGGTGGTCCTCGACGCCACGATCGTGAACATCGCCCTGCCCTCCGCCCAGGCCGACCTCGGCTTCTCCGACGGCAACCGGCAGTGGATCGTCACCGCCTACGCGCTGGCCTTCGCCTCGCTGCTGCTGCTCGGCGGCCGCATAGCCGACCTGTTCGGCCGCAAGCCCGCCTTCCTCGCCGGCGTCGTCGGCTTCGCCGCGGCCTCCGCGCTCGGCGGTGCCGCCAACGGCTTCACCATGCTGGTCACCGCGCGTGCCCTGCAGGGCGCCTTCGGCGCGCTGCTCGCGCCCGCCGCGCTGTCGCTGCTCAACACGACGTTCACCGACGCCAGGGAACGGGCCCGCGCCTTCAGCGTGTACGGCGCCATCGCCGGCGCCGGCGGCGCGGTCGGCCTGCTGCTCGGCGGTGTGCTGACCGACGCGTTCGACTGGCGCTGGACCCTGTACGTCAACGTGGCCATCGCGGTCCTCGCCTTCACCGGCGGCTGGGTGCTGCTGGGCAGCCACCGCGACGCGGCCGGCGCCAAGCTGGACGTGCCCGGCACGGTGCTGGTCGCCGCCGGCCTGTTCTCCGTGGTGTACGGCTTCTCCAACGCCGAGACGCACGACTGGGACTCGCCGCTGACCTGGGGCTTCCTGATCGCGGGCGGTCTGCTGCTGACGGCCTTCGCCTGGTGGCAGACCCGGGCGGCGCACCCGCTGCTGCCGCTGCGCATCCTGCTCGACCGCGACCGCGCCGCCTCGTTCCTCGCGGTGCTCATCTCCGGCGCGGGCATGTTCGGCGTGTTCCTCTTCCTGACCTACTACCTCCAGCTCAACCTCGGCTTCAGCCCCACCAGGACGGGTGCGGCCTTCCTGCCGATGGTCGGCGCGCTGATGGTGACCGCGCAGCTCGGCACCACCGTCCTGCTGCCCCGGATCGGCCCGAAGGCGGTCATCCCGCTGGGCTTCGCGATCGCCGCGGTGGGCATGGCCTGGCTGACCGGCATCGACGTCGGCTCGCACTACGTCAGCGCGGTGCTGCCGCAGCTCGTCGTGACCGGTGTCGGCCTCGGCCTGGTCATGCCGCCCGCCATGCAGCTGGCCACCGGCGGGGTCGCGGCCGAGGACGCGGGCGTCGCCTCCGCCACCGTCAATGCGATGCAGCAGGTGGGCGGCTCGATCGGCACCGCCCTGCTGAACACCCTGGCCGCGAGCGCCGCCACCGACTACCTGGCCGGCCGCGACGCCACCAGCAGGCTCGTCCGGGCCCGGGCGACGATCGAGAGCTACACGACCGCCTTCTGGTGGTCGGCCGGCTTCTTCGCCGCGGGCGCGGTCATCGCCTTCCTGCTCCACCGGCGCGGAGCGCCGACGCAGGACGCCGGGGCCGCACCGGTCGTCCACATGTGA
- a CDS encoding HemK2/MTQ2 family protein methyltransferase, with the protein MVLPGVYAPQDDTALLAEALQEEAPLPGVRVLDVGTGSGALALEAARHGAEVTAVDVSRRAVWTARLNAWLTRLPVRIRRGNLFGPVRDRTYDLILANPPYVPAPDAGRPRGRSRAWDAGHDGRLVLDRICRDAPGLLRPGGVLLVVHSALSGPERTLEMLRAAGLKATVVRRRWIAFGPVMRSREGWLRRRGLLSAADEKEELVVIRAERPC; encoded by the coding sequence ATGGTGCTCCCGGGCGTGTACGCCCCACAGGACGACACGGCCCTGCTGGCCGAGGCTCTGCAGGAGGAGGCGCCCCTGCCCGGCGTGCGGGTGCTGGACGTGGGCACCGGCAGCGGCGCCCTGGCGTTGGAAGCGGCCCGGCACGGTGCCGAGGTGACCGCGGTGGACGTGTCCCGGCGGGCGGTGTGGACGGCGCGGCTGAACGCGTGGCTCACCCGGCTGCCGGTGCGGATCCGGCGCGGCAACCTCTTCGGCCCGGTCCGGGACCGGACCTACGATCTGATCCTCGCCAATCCGCCCTACGTGCCGGCGCCCGACGCCGGACGGCCGCGCGGCCGGTCCCGGGCCTGGGACGCGGGCCACGACGGGCGACTGGTACTGGACCGGATCTGCCGGGACGCCCCCGGACTGCTGCGGCCCGGCGGTGTGCTGCTGGTCGTGCACTCGGCGCTGAGCGGTCCCGAGCGCACGCTGGAAATGCTGCGGGCGGCCGGCCTGAAGGCCACGGTGGTCCGGCGCCGCTGGATCGCCTTCGGCCCGGTGATGCGCTCGCGGGAGGGCTGGCTGCGCCGTCGCGGCCTGCTCTCGGCGGCCGACGAGAAGGAAGAACTGGTGGTCATCCGTGCCGAACGACCCTGCTGA
- a CDS encoding NHLP bacteriocin export ABC transporter permease/ATPase subunit, with the protein MTSVHGGDPVLDALGSLGTPIDCAGPGRLDLAGPQVLWLVAAGALDLFAVDADQQGHWHPLGRLEAGALLLGPVSGPRHTLVARPVRDCVVRRVALRELYRTEPAPAWPSDGYGGPRCVPPAPDPLEHALALGVGRGLSVLFQAPAAEERAAAPADDDVFWMQVPPGSVRYGSLYGAEAAADLLVDPVLWQSMVDQQYRLLTVLDRWIEQLERAHEMRTAAGIEAGEAVRAQADRTLLASIGKRSAGRPTAADTDAGHAACRLVAEAAGITLAEPVGAGAGSERLDPVERVALASRVRTRAVRLDGHWWRENVGPLVGHRALSGAPVALLWRRGGYVAVHPVTGRQTPVGKANATEFEPRAVMFYRPLPERRPTPLGLLRFSLRGTRGDLLNLLLAGLVTVAIGALVPVATGKVLGEYVPRAQEGPIARVCLAVMVSGVVSAVFTLLENLTVLRLEGRVEAALQPAVWDRLLRLPARFFTGRSTGELASAAMGISAIRRLLAGVGPVVVQSVTVGTVNLALLFWYSVPMAAAALGMLVVIGVVFLGLGLWQVRWQRRLVVLGNKLNNQAFQTLRGLPKLRVAAAENYAYAAWARQFARSRELQRKVGRIRNLTSVLGAVYLPACTLLMFMLLAGPAKGAMPAAAFLTFSTSVTMVLTSVTQLTGAFVSAVAALPLFEEIRPVLDATPEVRTASTRPGPLSGAVEARRLSFRYADDGPLVLDDVSFAVRPGEFVAIVGPSGCGKSTLLRLLIGFDRPVSGSVLYDGQDLAALDRSAVRRQCGVVLQHAQPFTGSVLDVICGSEPYTPEEAMAAAELAGLAEDIRRMPMGLHTIVAGNGAISGGQRQRLMIAQALIRRPRILFLDEATSALDNETQRTVIESTRKLNATRVVIAHRLSTVLDADRVVVMEDGRIVQQGPPADLLADTGGRLHELVRRQLA; encoded by the coding sequence ATGACGTCCGTGCACGGAGGCGACCCCGTCCTCGACGCCCTCGGCTCGCTGGGCACGCCGATCGACTGCGCCGGTCCCGGCCGGCTGGACCTGGCCGGTCCCCAGGTGCTGTGGCTGGTCGCGGCCGGTGCCCTGGACCTGTTCGCGGTGGACGCGGACCAGCAGGGCCACTGGCACCCCCTGGGCCGGCTGGAGGCGGGCGCGCTGCTGCTCGGCCCGGTCTCGGGCCCCCGGCACACCCTCGTGGCGCGTCCGGTGCGCGACTGCGTGGTGCGCCGCGTCGCCCTGCGCGAGCTGTACCGGACGGAGCCCGCCCCGGCGTGGCCGTCCGACGGGTACGGCGGTCCCCGGTGCGTCCCACCGGCCCCGGACCCGCTCGAACACGCCCTGGCCCTGGGCGTGGGCCGCGGCCTGTCCGTCCTGTTCCAGGCGCCGGCGGCCGAGGAGCGGGCCGCGGCGCCCGCCGACGACGACGTGTTCTGGATGCAGGTGCCGCCCGGCAGCGTGCGGTACGGCTCCCTGTACGGCGCGGAGGCCGCCGCCGACCTGCTGGTGGACCCCGTGCTGTGGCAGAGCATGGTCGATCAGCAGTACCGGCTGCTGACCGTGCTGGACCGGTGGATCGAGCAGCTCGAACGCGCCCACGAGATGCGCACGGCGGCCGGGATCGAGGCCGGTGAGGCGGTGCGCGCCCAGGCCGACCGGACCCTGCTGGCGTCCATCGGCAAGCGCTCGGCGGGCCGTCCGACGGCCGCCGACACCGACGCCGGCCACGCCGCCTGCAGGCTGGTGGCCGAGGCGGCCGGGATCACCCTCGCCGAGCCCGTGGGCGCCGGCGCCGGGAGCGAGCGGCTGGACCCGGTCGAGCGGGTGGCCCTGGCGTCCCGGGTGCGGACCCGGGCCGTGCGCCTGGACGGGCACTGGTGGCGGGAGAACGTGGGCCCGCTGGTCGGTCACCGGGCGCTGTCGGGGGCACCGGTCGCGCTGCTGTGGCGGCGCGGCGGCTACGTGGCCGTGCACCCGGTGACGGGACGCCAGACCCCGGTCGGGAAGGCGAACGCGACGGAGTTCGAGCCGCGCGCGGTGATGTTCTACCGGCCGCTGCCCGAGCGGCGGCCCACACCACTCGGCCTGCTGCGGTTCAGTCTGCGCGGCACGCGCGGCGACCTGCTGAACCTGCTGCTCGCCGGGCTGGTGACGGTGGCCATCGGCGCGCTGGTGCCCGTCGCCACGGGCAAGGTGCTCGGCGAGTACGTGCCGAGGGCCCAGGAGGGCCCGATCGCCCGGGTGTGCCTGGCGGTCATGGTCAGCGGGGTCGTCTCGGCCGTGTTCACCCTGCTGGAGAACCTGACCGTCCTGCGCCTGGAGGGCCGTGTCGAGGCGGCGCTGCAGCCGGCGGTCTGGGACCGGCTGCTCAGGCTGCCGGCCCGGTTCTTCACCGGACGCTCGACCGGTGAACTGGCGAGTGCCGCCATGGGGATCAGCGCGATCCGGCGGCTGCTGGCGGGCGTCGGCCCGGTGGTCGTGCAGTCGGTGACGGTCGGCACCGTGAACCTCGCCCTGCTGTTCTGGTACAGCGTGCCGATGGCCGCGGCGGCGCTCGGCATGCTCGTCGTCATCGGTGTCGTCTTCCTCGGGCTCGGACTGTGGCAGGTGCGCTGGCAGCGCCGCCTGGTGGTGCTCGGCAACAAGCTGAACAACCAGGCCTTCCAGACCCTGCGCGGCCTGCCCAAGCTGCGGGTGGCGGCGGCGGAGAACTACGCCTACGCGGCCTGGGCGCGGCAGTTCGCGCGCAGCCGGGAGCTGCAGCGCAAGGTGGGCCGCATCAGGAACCTCACCTCGGTGCTGGGCGCGGTCTACCTGCCCGCCTGCACCCTGCTGATGTTCATGCTGCTGGCCGGTCCGGCGAAGGGCGCGATGCCGGCGGCGGCGTTCCTCACCTTCAGCACGTCGGTGACGATGGTGCTGACCTCCGTCACCCAGCTCACCGGTGCCTTCGTCTCCGCGGTGGCCGCGCTGCCGCTCTTCGAGGAGATCAGGCCGGTCCTGGACGCCACGCCCGAGGTGCGCACGGCGAGCACCCGGCCGGGGCCGCTGTCCGGCGCGGTGGAGGCCCGCCGGCTGTCCTTCCGGTACGCCGACGACGGCCCGCTGGTGCTGGACGACGTGTCCTTCGCCGTCCGTCCCGGCGAGTTCGTGGCGATCGTCGGCCCCAGCGGCTGCGGCAAGTCCACCCTGCTCAGGCTGCTCATCGGCTTCGACAGGCCGGTCTCGGGCAGCGTCCTGTACGACGGCCAGGACCTGGCGGCCCTCGACCGGTCGGCGGTGCGCCGCCAGTGCGGTGTCGTCCTCCAGCACGCGCAGCCGTTCACCGGTTCCGTCCTGGACGTCATCTGCGGCTCGGAGCCGTACACGCCCGAGGAGGCGATGGCCGCCGCCGAACTGGCGGGACTCGCCGAGGACATCCGGCGGATGCCGATGGGCCTGCACACGATCGTCGCCGGCAACGGCGCGATCTCCGGCGGGCAGCGGCAGCGCCTGATGATCGCCCAGGCACTGATCCGGCGCCCGCGCATCCTGTTCCTCGACGAGGCGACCAGCGCCCTGGACAACGAGACCCAGCGCACGGTCATCGAGAGCACCCGCAAGCTCAACGCCACCCGCGTCGTGATCGCCCACCGCCTGTCGACGGTGCTCGACGCGGACCGGGTCGTCGTCATGGAGGACGGCAGGATCGTCCAGCAGGGCCCGCCCGCCGACCTGCTCGCCGACACCGGCGGCCGGCTGCACGAGCTGGTGCGCCGGCAGCTCGCGTAG
- a CDS encoding iron-containing redox enzyme family protein, translating to MNHHLRGPELPPARGPLSAAVAAYLRGTGPLPGPDGAGDADPYGDDLQLALYLCYELHYRGFAGVSPEHEWDPGLLRVRAALEGRFLSALRADTPGHDSLDDALAGLLSEPVEGAGVSHFLRDEGELWQLREYAAQRSLYHLKEADPHAWVLPRLWGRAKAAMAAVEFDEFGGGRAERMHARLFADLMTDLGLDTAYGRYLDAACAEMLAVVNLMSLFGLHRALRGALVGHFADVEITSSPGSRRLAEAMRRTGAGPAAEFFYDEHVEADAVHEQVVRHEVIAGLLAEEPELSADVAFGIDATEYLEDRLARRLLGEWRASRSSLRVPLVPETAHTY from the coding sequence ATGAACCACCACCTGCGAGGACCCGAGCTGCCCCCGGCGCGCGGACCGCTGTCCGCCGCCGTCGCCGCGTACCTGCGCGGCACCGGCCCGCTGCCCGGCCCCGACGGGGCCGGGGACGCCGACCCCTACGGCGACGACCTGCAGCTCGCCCTGTACCTGTGCTACGAGCTGCACTACCGCGGCTTCGCGGGGGTTTCTCCGGAACACGAGTGGGACCCCGGGCTGCTGCGGGTGCGCGCCGCGCTGGAGGGGCGTTTCCTGTCCGCTCTGCGCGCCGACACACCCGGGCACGACAGCCTCGACGACGCGCTCGCCGGCCTCCTGTCCGAGCCGGTCGAGGGTGCGGGCGTCTCGCACTTCCTGCGCGACGAGGGCGAGCTGTGGCAGCTGCGCGAGTACGCGGCCCAGCGCTCCCTGTACCACCTGAAGGAGGCCGACCCGCACGCCTGGGTGCTGCCCCGGCTGTGGGGCCGGGCGAAGGCCGCCATGGCGGCGGTGGAGTTCGACGAGTTCGGCGGCGGCCGGGCCGAGCGGATGCACGCGCGCCTGTTCGCCGACCTGATGACGGACCTGGGCCTGGACACCGCCTACGGCCGGTACCTGGACGCGGCCTGCGCCGAAATGCTCGCCGTGGTCAACCTGATGTCCCTGTTCGGACTGCACCGGGCGCTGCGCGGCGCGCTCGTGGGCCACTTCGCGGACGTCGAGATCACCTCGTCCCCCGGCTCGCGCCGGCTGGCCGAGGCCATGCGCCGCACCGGCGCGGGGCCGGCCGCGGAGTTCTTCTACGACGAGCACGTGGAGGCCGACGCGGTGCACGAGCAGGTGGTCCGGCACGAGGTGATCGCCGGTCTGCTCGCCGAGGAACCGGAGCTGTCGGCGGACGTCGCCTTCGGGATCGACGCGACCGAGTACCTGGAGGACCGGCTCGCGCGGCGGCTGCTCGGCGAGTGGCGCGCGAGCCGGTCGTCGCTCCGTGTGCCGCTCGTCCCCGAAACGGCCCATACATACTGA
- a CDS encoding CDGSH iron-sulfur domain-containing protein has protein sequence MPNDPAEQAAERPRRIRMQRQGPLLVDGPVEVELEDGSTVSSDRFRVALCTCRRSRRYPWCDTSHRPRI, from the coding sequence GTGCCGAACGACCCTGCTGAGCAGGCCGCCGAGCGGCCTCGCCGGATCCGGATGCAGCGGCAGGGGCCGCTGCTCGTGGACGGCCCGGTGGAGGTGGAACTGGAGGACGGGAGCACGGTCTCCTCGGACCGGTTCCGCGTCGCCCTGTGCACCTGCCGGCGCAGCCGCCGCTACCCGTGGTGCGACACGAGCCACCGGCCGCGGATCTGA